A region of Candidatus Diapherotrites archaeon DNA encodes the following proteins:
- a CDS encoding glycosyltransferase family 2 protein: MGKKVSIIVLNWNGRAYLKGCIESIKQNTDYAQYEVIVVDNGSSDGSAEEIKKMQKSGLVHKALFNNENKGFAFANNQGFAAASGGYFFMLNNDTTVTKGWLSNAVKAIEKDELIAAVGSRLIDLPDWGNAKFAEKDRDVLTTCGAAMLMRKSVIDKIGALDAEEFSPIYGEETDWCYRARNAGYRIVETDSSRIKHLGSRDTKRQTGREWQYVLLNTHRLKAMLFNLSALEFLRHAPGLCLIFLRSIPEGRLHLLLKSYWNNFKIMGRIMQKRMERRTVAKKIWGEMK, translated from the coding sequence ATGGGCAAAAAGGTTTCAATAATCGTCCTCAACTGGAATGGCCGGGCCTACCTGAAAGGCTGCATAGAATCCATAAAACAGAATACCGATTATGCGCAGTACGAAGTCATTGTCGTCGACAACGGAAGCAGCGACGGCAGCGCCGAAGAGATAAAAAAAATGCAGAAATCCGGTTTGGTGCACAAGGCACTCTTCAACAATGAAAACAAAGGCTTTGCCTTCGCAAACAACCAGGGCTTTGCGGCTGCGTCAGGCGGATATTTTTTCATGCTCAACAACGACACGACAGTCACAAAAGGCTGGCTATCGAATGCCGTGAAGGCGATCGAAAAGGATGAACTGATTGCCGCGGTTGGAAGCAGGCTAATCGACCTTCCGGACTGGGGGAACGCAAAATTTGCGGAGAAGGACAGGGACGTGCTGACAACCTGCGGGGCCGCGATGCTGATGCGGAAAAGCGTTATTGACAAAATCGGCGCGCTTGACGCAGAGGAATTTTCGCCGATTTACGGCGAGGAAACAGACTGGTGCTACCGTGCAAGAAACGCCGGCTACAGGATTGTCGAAACCGATTCCAGCAGGATAAAGCATCTCGGAAGCAGGGACACGAAAAGGCAGACGGGAAGGGAATGGCAGTATGTGCTTTTGAACACGCACCGCCTGAAGGCAATGCTTTTCAACCTTTCAGCGCTGGAATTCCTGAGGCATGCGCCGGGGCTCTGCCTGATTTTCCTGCGGAGCATTCCGGAAGGCAGATTGCACTTGCTGCTGAAAAGCTACTGGAACAACTTCAAAATCATGGGCAGGATAATGCAAAAACGCATGGAACGCAGAACTGTCGCAAAAAAAATCTGGGGAGAAATGAAATGA
- a CDS encoding glycosyltransferase family 2 protein, whose protein sequence is MKKERLSIIIPAYNEEATIGRIVEKVRKVNLAGLGAEKEIIVVDDGSRDRTAEIAKKIPGIKFYSNKKNLGKGGAVQAGIKNATGGIILIQDADLEYFPEEIPLLLKPILDGKASVVYGSRFLGTMRGKQLLSHTFGNKFLSLMTTVLFLHGMTDMETAYKMFRKEALDGVRLRERRFEFEPEITAKILKRGNKILEVPITFEARTFEEGKKITVWDGIKSGIALFRYRFFD, encoded by the coding sequence ATGAAAAAAGAAAGGCTCAGCATAATCATTCCTGCGTACAACGAGGAAGCCACTATCGGGCGCATAGTTGAAAAGGTCAGGAAAGTCAATCTCGCGGGCCTCGGCGCGGAAAAGGAAATAATCGTGGTCGACGACGGCAGCAGGGACAGGACAGCCGAAATAGCCAAAAAAATTCCCGGCATAAAATTCTATTCCAACAAAAAAAACCTCGGAAAAGGCGGGGCGGTGCAGGCCGGCATCAAAAACGCGACCGGCGGCATCATACTGATCCAGGACGCCGACCTCGAATATTTTCCCGAAGAAATACCGTTGCTGCTGAAACCGATTCTTGACGGCAAAGCAAGCGTTGTTTACGGCTCGAGGTTTTTGGGCACAATGCGCGGCAAGCAGCTGCTTTCACACACTTTTGGCAACAAGTTTTTGTCGCTCATGACGACCGTGCTTTTCCTGCACGGCATGACGGACATGGAAACCGCGTACAAGATGTTCAGGAAAGAGGCGCTTGACGGCGTGCGGCTGAGGGAAAGAAGGTTCGAATTCGAGCCGGAAATAACCGCCAAAATCCTGAAGCGCGGCAACAAAATCCTGGAAGTGCCCATAACATTCGAGGCGCGCACGTTCGAGGAAGGCAAGAAAATAACGGTGTGGGACGGCATAAAGTCCGGGATCGCGCTGTTCAGATACCGGTTCTTTGACTGA